A region from the Actinomycetes bacterium genome encodes:
- a CDS encoding response regulator has translation MTETPSEPAALRVVVAEDEALIRLDLVEMLREEGYVVVGEAGDGEQAVRLAEELRPDVVMLDVKMPVLDGISAAERIASARIAPVVMLTAFSQRELVERARDAGAMAYLVKPFTKGDLVPAIELAVSRYAEITTLESEVADLEERFETRKRVERAKSLLQQKYALTEADAFRWLQKSAMDRRLSMREVADVVIREVTTE, from the coding sequence GTGACCGAGACCCCCAGCGAGCCAGCTGCCCTGCGCGTCGTCGTCGCCGAGGACGAGGCGCTCATCCGCCTCGACCTGGTGGAGATGCTCCGCGAGGAGGGCTACGTCGTCGTCGGTGAGGCCGGGGACGGCGAGCAGGCGGTTCGACTGGCCGAGGAGCTTCGGCCCGACGTCGTCATGCTCGACGTGAAGATGCCGGTGCTCGACGGCATCAGCGCCGCCGAGCGCATCGCATCGGCGCGCATCGCGCCCGTCGTCATGCTCACGGCCTTCAGCCAGCGCGAGCTCGTCGAGCGCGCTCGTGACGCCGGTGCGATGGCCTACCTCGTGAAGCCGTTCACGAAGGGCGACCTCGTCCCCGCGATCGAGCTCGCGGTCTCCCGATACGCGGAGATCACCACGCTCGAGTCCGAGGTGGCCGATCTCGAGGAGCGGTTCGAGACGCGCAAACGGGTGGAACGGGCCAAGTCGTTGCTGCAACAGAAGTACGCGTTGACCGAGGCGGACGCCTTCCGGTGGCTGCAGAAGTCGGCCATGGACCGGCGCTTGTCCATGCGCGAGGTGGCCGATGTCGTGATCCGCGAGGTCACCACCGAGTAA